Within Trachemys scripta elegans isolate TJP31775 chromosome 12, CAS_Tse_1.0, whole genome shotgun sequence, the genomic segment cctgaaatgtggcacctagaactggacataatactccagttgaggcctaatcagcccggagtagagcagaattacttctcctgtcttgcttacaacactcctgctaatacatcccagaaggatgttcgcttttttCACAACAACgttacacagttgactcatatttagcttgtagtccactatgacccccagatccctttctgcagtactccttcctaggcagtcatttcccattttgtatgtctgTAACTGATTGTTCCATCCTAAATGGagtaatttgcatttgtccttattgaatttcatcctatttacttcagaccgtttctccagtttgtccagataattttgaattataatcctatcctccaaagcacttgcaacccctcccagcttggtatcatccgcaaacccTATGagtgcactctctatgccatGATCTAAATTGTTGAAGACATTGAAAAGAACCAaacccagaactgacccctgtgaaaccccactcattatgcccttccagccttattgtgaaccattgataactactctctgggaattgttgtccaactagttatgcacctacattatagtagctccatctaggttttatttccctaatttgttaaTGAGAGGTCATGCGAgtctgtatcaaaagccttactaaagtctagatcagggatctcaaactcaaatcaccacgaagGCCACaggaggactagtacattggcccgagggccgcatcactgacacctttacatataaagatacaaaagcccccgctctgcccctggccccgccccactccaccccttccatgaggacCCACCtctgcctcacctcctcccacgctttccctgtccccattccaaccccttccccaaagtccccacccctgccccacctcttcttcacctcctcccctgagcatgcggCTCCCTACTCCTCCCTCTCACTCCTGGGAAGCGCTAAGtgcctccaaacagctgtttggcagcaggaagtgcctggaggtaggcagaggagcggggacatggcatgctgcggggaagggggggaactTGGCAGCCTGCAGCAAATAACTCCAGGGGCCATATGCGGCCCGTGgcccacgtgtttgagacccctggtctagatataTCATGTCTgccacttcccccatccacaaggcttgttaccctgtcaaagaaagttatcatgttggtttgacatgatttgttcttgacaaatccatgctgactgttacttatcaccttattatcttctagatgtttgcaaactgattccTTAATTATTCcctccattatctttcctagtacagaagttaagctgactggtctgtaattccctgggctgCCCATAAAAACCTTATCAGTGGTGGTTGCTGGTTTCATTTTTGCTGGAAACAAGGTGGGAGGAGTGGCCATTATGGAAAAGGGCAGCTCATCTGAGGGAAGCTGTGATTTCACTCCCCTTGAGAACTAAGGGGAGTGAGGCCATTTTGAAAGATGGACGTTCTTTGTGAGTGCCTATAAAGAAGAAGATTTTATGTGCTGGCAGATAAACCGCCAGTTATGAAAAATAGCCAAAATTACCatttagatatagatatacacacacagagaaaggggggagggagtgagagcGAGAGATACACACATAAAAGGAACTCAGAGGGAAGGGAATGAAGTGGAAACTTAGATTGTGGGGGGACAGGGACAAGAGGGAAAGGAAACACTGTGCATGTGTAGACAGAAACAAGGAATGCAAGAATGGAACTGGTGCATGTGTGGAGAGGAATGTGGAGTGCTGGAGGGAaggaactggtgtgtgtgtgtgcgaacgcggggtgcaggaggtggggtaactgatgtatgtgtgtgtaggggaatgtggggtgcaggaggggggtggacCGGGTGTGTATTTGCATAGGAGAATTTGGGGTGTAGCAGGGAAGGGGATATTGGTGGGGCGTGTATGTGAGAGGATCCCTGCAAtcctgagcccctgccccactccctgcagcacagctccACATAGCAATGCACCGGGGCATTGGGTTCAGCACTGACAGCTAGTGGACAGCTCCCTCTACGGAGCCCCCGCCCCACTTCCCTGCAGAATAGCGCCCCCTAGCATCATATTGGAGTATTGCAGGCAGTGCTGATTCAGAGAGGAAAGCACCCCCCGACTGACTCACCACCCTGGTTCCTGCAACACAGCACCCCCTAATGCCACCTTGGGTTCAGAACGGATTTAGAGGGGAGAGCAACCCCTGCTGACCCCCTCATCCCATTTCATAAAACAAAGCGCCCCCTAGTACCATTCTGGAGCatgggggtcagcactgactgggaGGGGAGCATGCCCCCTACCCCACTCTCTACGTCCCACACTGGGCCATTCTTTTAAGATCCATAGTCTCCTTTAACAGCTAAGTCAATGCTCTGTCGCCTTCATTTTTGCCCCAAACAACATTTCTAATGATGCCCATTGGGGTTTGCCGATGGGGGACCTTATTACTTGCTTGAAAATACAGCAAATGTCAACAGTTTAATATGAATGGCACTGGGGGGAGAAAAATACAAGAGGGGGAAGAGGCGAGAGCACAGAGACTAGTGCAGGAGGGACGCCAGGTTAAAAGAAGCTGCAGAGAGAAAGGACACACCAGAGCTGAAGGCAAATTTAACAGAGTGGAGCAACGATGCATAGAAAGGGAGATCAGCACTGGGACCTACCCAGCTCAGTCTCCCACCGTGAGAGGCAAGTTCACGGACTCTGCAGCCGGCAACTCCGGGACAATCTCCCATAAGGGATGTTTACTCCGAGTCCCTGCCTGTTTGGGACTGGCATCACATTGGAGCCAAAACCACCTCCTGTGTGAAATGTTTGATTGGTGGGATTTAAGGGAGATCTCAGAGCATGGAAGAGAGCAAATAGGACCTGCTTGAAGACCAAGTCATGCATCCCAGCCGCAACACACTCCAGGTAACTGTATCCAGAGGGGCAGCTGCAGGACTGGTCTGTCACCTGTTTCAGTCTCTCTGCTGCTCTTCCTCACTACAGGGCTAGGTCCCTCACTGGTGAAAATTCCCATTTCCCGTGGCAAGTGAGTCCTTCATGCCACAGAACAGCCACTCGCTCCTTGATGGTGGCCTGAACTGGCAACATCAGGGGAAGGTGCAAAAACCTCTGCAGGGGGCAGTTCCAGTATTGACATTCCAGAGAGGTTTTTTTCCTATCCCAGGTCACTTAGAAGTTGATTTTTCCCCAAAGTGGGAAGTTTTATCCCCTTCTGATCTGTGGAGCACCCCGGTTGAAATCCACACCTGCGCAGTGGGACCAGCACGAGGACCTGAGGACCAAAGTCCTCAGGTCGGGGTTTTAGAAGGACTTCCTCTTGTCAAGTGTGGGCTGCAGGGGGTTAGAAAATGGGGAGGGGACACTAGGATCAGGACTTTTGGGTTGTAAGGTTGtatccccagccctgggaagTTAATGGGGTCCAGTGGGtaagattgggggtggggtggggctcctGGATTATTTTCACAGCTCTGGATGGTGAGTGAGAGGTAAGGGGTGGGTAGGGGATGTGAGTCAGGTCTCCTGGGTTGtatttccagctctgggaggtAAGTGGGTTCCAGAGGGTTAGAGCAAGGGGGGTTGGTTGCCAGGACTCCAGAGTTAAGGTCCCAGCTCTTGGAGATGAGCAGGGTCTAGTAGGGtagagcagagagggagagactgggagtcagggcttcTGGGTTTGATTCTTCCCCTGGCACAGGAATGAATCTTGTCCCAAATGCCCCTGCAAAGATAATCCATTGCTTCTCTGCTCATTAATCATTAACACCTGGGTTCACCTTCAGGGACACAGACCGAGGAAATGGAGTGTGGGAACCGATCCCAGCTGACCCATTTCATCCTGGTGGGGCTCCCATATCCCCCAGAGCTGTGCATTCCCttgttcctcttcttcctcatcatcTACCTGTTGACGCTGTGTGGGTACCTGCTCATATTTCTGGTGGTGGCCCAGGAGCGCCGGCTGCACAAGCCCATGTACTGGTTCCTCTGCCACTTGTCCTTCCTGGACATGATGGTTTCCTCGGTGGTGGTGCCCAAGGTGGTGGCTGGCTTCCTGCCGGGCGGCAGGGCCATCTCCTTCCAGGGCTGCGTGGCCCAGCTCTTCTTCTTCCACTTCCTTGGCTGCACCGAGTGCTTCCTCTACACGGCTATGGCCTATGACCGCTTCCTGGCCATCTGCAAGCCACTGCACTTCAGCATCATTATGAACCACAGAGCCTGCCTGTGCCTGGCAGTAGTGACCTGGTTAGGGGGCTCCCTGCACTCCACCATACAGACCGCGCTGACCTTCCAGCTGCCCTATGGCCAAGAGAACAGGGTGAGACATATCTTCTGTGATATCCCGGCTGTTCTGAAGCTGGCCTGTGGGGACACGGCACTCAATGAGCTTGTGACATTTGTGGACATTGGCCTCCTGGCCTTCACCTGCTTCCTTCTGATCTTGGTGTCCTATGTCTACATCGTCTCAGCCATCCTGAGGATCCACTCGGCCGAGGGAAGGCGTCGGGCCTTTTCCACCTGCATGGCTCATGTCACCATGGTGGTGACTTACTATGTGCCCGGGTTCTTCATCTACCTGACGCCAGGATCCTGGCACCCACTGGATGGTGTGCTGGCTGTATTCTACACCACGGTGACCCCGCTCCTCAACCCCCTCATCTACACGCTGAGGAACAAAGAGATGAAGGATGCCCTGATGAGACTGGGGGGCAGGAAGCTGCTGGGCCCTGAGCTATGATTATCCTGCTTCCAGCAGGAGCTGCCTGAGAACTGGCCAGGGAGAGAGGGACTTGGAGACAGAAGTCAGGACGCCTTTGTTCTGTGGGGGAGCTGGGGTCAGTGGCTTGGAGTAGGAACAGCTGAAAGTTCAGATTTTAGATTTATGACTCTGGGAAAGGAGCAGGTTACGGTGCTTGGAGcaggagggctgggagtcaggaatctTGGGATCTGTCCCCAGCTCAGGGATGGGAATGGGGCCTCATGATTAAAGCCTGGATTCTTGCATTCTCTTCCTACCTCTGCAAACATTTGTTCCAATTGTGGAATGGTTAGAGAAGAAGGGACtggaggggaggactcctgggttgtagtttgggttgccaactgtctaatcacagaAACTCAAACATCCttgccctgtcccctgccccttccccgaggccatgCCCCGTCCTCGCTCCTTGTCCAAGGCCCTgctcccgctcactccatcccgcctccctccatcgctcattGTCCCTAACCCTCACCCAGCTTTAtcagtctggggcagggggtggggggtgggatctGGGCTGGGAGATGGGATTGAAGGATTAgatgtgtgggagagggctctggggtctgggctctgggctgggggtggggtcaaAGGGttaggtgtgtgggagggggcgctgggctgggacagggggttggggtgtggactctgagctggggggtggggttgaggggttaggtgtgtgggagggggctctggactggggcagggggttggggtgtggactctgggctggggggtggggtcgaGGGTTAGgtgcatgggagggggctctgggctggggcagggggttggggtgcaggggaggtgagggctctggctagggttgcaggttctggggtgaggacagggatgaggagttaggggtgcaagagggggctcggggctggggcaggggattggagcacAGGAGGGattgaggggtgcaggctccaagcagtgcttaccttgggcagctccccgtCAGCGGCACAGAGGacttaaggcaggctccctgacgGTCCTGGCTTGGTATGACTTCCAAAAGCAaaaagcacatccctgtggcTGCTCGGCAGGagtgctctgcacactgcccatgcctgcaggagctgcccctgcagctcccattgcctgcagTTCCCTGtttccagccaatgagagctgaagAGTTGGTGCTTGGAGCACGATGTGGGGGCAGTGTACAGAGTCCCCCTGGCCCTGGCCAcccctacacctaggagccagacatgctgccacttccaggagccacacagggccagggcaggcagggagcctgccttagctcctaTACGCcgccggacttttagtggcctaaaatctcccagattggctTTGGTCATCTCGGGGAGATAGAGcccaattccgggagactcccggcCAAACCAGGAGTGCTGACAACCCTCGTTGTACTTGATGCTGTAAGAAGGTAGTGGGGCTTAGCAGGTTagattgggggcagggaggggctgggaatcCTCCTGTAATCTATCCCTAcagctggaaggggagtggggtctaaggGTAAGAGTAGGGCGGGGAGGGGACTGGAGGGTCTAGACACCTAACAGTACGACAGGGGGTCTGAATCCCCAAAATaggcaattgaatcaactggttgCATACAATGTCATTGTGCAAAAACGTATACCAGGTAAGGTTTTGTATGAAAGCTTGTAGTGGTCTGAACTCGATGGCCAAGCTGAGGTATGAATACAGACTGTGGTTATGAAACTCTGTCTTATGCTCATGACTGGTACTACAAATCCCAACTCCTCACAGCGAGGAGCGGGAGGTCCTCCCAAGCCTGTTGTGTACACAACACAGCACAAGCCAGAAAAAGACAATGGGGGCTTTCAAGGCTGATTCTcgactctggcactttgagtgcagaagtggggccccTCAAGGACtccaaaaattaatactggccactccaggctcataatgctgccaccacccaagtgaaaAACTGTCTTTTGCCAATTGTAGCAGGGCAGTCACCCCCACTCTGGCCCTGAAAGAGTTAAaggccagcccttggagagggctggggctgagagccaagaagaaaaggctgggaggcagccaatcagggccaggctggtcCCTATAAAAGAGCTGCGGGGCcagaaggcagggagctgcctgggAACAGAGGGTACGTGATGCAGAGCAAtactggggaaaggcaagaggaactgggaagctccagcctggcaactccccaggctgaggccttatTAAATGCCTAAGGAGGTACCGGGCCTCCAGAGGTGCAGTccggggataggcagaggcagctggtccaaccccttTGCCAGTGATGAATGGCCATTACAGACGGCAGTCTGCCCCTTgaggctagatgatgactggcagtagccactgaggcaagatgggtgtagagggttgggggttcccctgggaggggagacacagTGTGTGGAGGTTCTGCTGGGGGAAGAACCCTGAGGTAttgggcactggggtccgggagggacacaggggccctGAGGCAGGAGAGACACCGGCCAGCAGGGGCACTATGTGCTGGAATCGAGCTAATTCCTGAggaaaccagcaggaggcactgcgccGGTGAGTGTCGATCTGCTTCACCAATCCAGAAAAAAAACTCAATTGGAaagatttttctttctgaggccccttgGCTTTTCCAACCCTCCCTCGGGGCagccaagaaagaaaacaaaagaaaggggAGGCTCAGCTGTTGTATTAGCTGATTAACCTGTGCACAGCCTCTTGACCTCCTAAGACACAGAAATCTAATCaagttcttaaaaaaggtaaattttaatgaaaaaagaaagaaaacatctgaaaactaAGGTTGTTAGGGAttgaacaacaaaaatgactttcTTGGggtccagtttaaaggttacaagcaaatcaaaagcacctggggttagcacagaggaatccacaagcccaAAATGAAGAATTAAATCTAATCACATCTAACTagacattcctgatctacttacatatctgtgGTTTCCAaggagtagtttctaggtatgatgctGATGATTTTTATACCTGTCCCAAACCTTATAGCATGTTGCGGTCTTGTCTACACCCAGCATCTTTTCCCAATTTGAAAGGATACAGCTTCCCTATTGGTTcccctggtcaggtgccaactcatgTTAAGCgtctcttaaccctttacaggtaaggaaaTTAGAGAACAGTTACTAAAaaggactttatagctaactgaaTGGTGGGGAGTTACACAAGGGTGCTACTCCCCCTCATTTATCACAGGGGACCATTAGAGTTCATGGGAAAACACTGAAACAATGTGAAAccgaatctctctctctctctctctctctctctctctcacacacacacacacacacacacacacctctctttaTACAACCCTGCAATAACATGCGGTCCAGGCAGAAGGGGACATAAAATGGAGGCTTCTGGACTTTTTGTAGAATGCCATAGAGTTTATGGCCAGATGGGAACATCAGCACAGCCAGTCTGCCCATCTGTATCTCACAGgccaccaaccccacccagcaTCCTCCCACTAAAGCCAACACATGAAATTAGACCAAGGATTACATCCACagggagagaacaggagagaccgagATGCACCATTgcctgggtggggatggggggtttCCCTGCACTGGTGGGGGTTTGATTTAGTGAGACATATCCAGGTGACCCTGGCAAGCGACTGCACCACCACTaccactgcagaggaaggccagaAAACCCCATGGTCACTgcctggggggaaattctttcccaGCCCCCCATAGGGTGAATTGGCAAGAACTATGTATCTGGGTATTCGCATCGGCCAGCTGTGCAGCTGCTCTAATTCAGAGGTGCTGCgatgactccagtggagctgtgGCTGATTTACGCCAGATGGGGATCtggccacaatgactccaattgACTCTGGTGGATTTACACTAGCAGGGGTTACCCACTGCTACTCCAGCAATGGGCTTTCCCCAGCCTGAGCTTGGctaatgcccctcagtcccaacccaggCCCCCCCGACCCCACAGTGCCTGGCCTGTTTGAGTGATGCCCTGCCGGTTTTTCACCACTAGATCATGCTCGATGCAGACTTGTCCCAGTAAAGCTCCCGGGACCTTGGAAGCTGCCAGAGGCATGTTAAAATGATCTCAATGTAGCTAGCAGCAACGCAGCCCTGGGTAGTGAACATCCGACACTCAGCAAAGAATCCCAATGGgatgccctctctcccctgctgataGGGTCTGGGAACGGGAGACCTGGATTTGCGTTAGACAATTAGCTCCCAGGAGCGTGGTGAGCAGTGTACCCAAGGGTGAAAATATCTTTCAAATACTTGGCTGACTTGGGCACTTTGCCACAGCGGAGACAATAAAGCATCTGTTCCTCATCCCCGTACCGTGAGAGTGGTGAGTGCGTCTGAGCGGGGAACGGCTTTTCTTTAGGGACAGAGGGACTGCCAGAGCAGGTTAAcccaaggtccatccagcccaggctCTGATCTGAGGCTCTGGTACCAGCTGTTTCATAGGACACATGGTACAAGAAACCCTAAAGAGGGCAGCTAAGAGTTCACCTGCTTTTAGTGGGTCCTTTCTCCCTAACCTCTCCCAGTTTGGGATCAGCTCATTCCCAGATCAGGGGAGGATACCAGTCTTCCTGCTTTATACAAATCCCCAGATTTCATGCTGGCTGTCATCTGTGCAGGCATTCTGGATGTTGACTTTCCTGTGTGGACAAGTGTTGGAATTGGAACCGGAATCATGCAATAGACACGTGGACCAACAAGGTCAGCTTCCAGCATCATTCAGTGGTTGATAACACTCCAGCATGCCCTTCCTGCATCCGGCAGGCTGATGATGGGTGAGAAGAGGAGAACCAGGCTAGATAGATAATGTGCAAGAGACAACAAGATTGGTATGTATAgggatagatagagagatagatagtGACTGGTCAGGAGGTGACAGACTGGTAGTCAGGCTATTTATCTACCTACACTAGCAGGACATTGTTCACAGATGATGTGAGATGAGACAAGATGAGAGGAAGGACGGTCCAGCAGTGACGTCActagctgtcataactataaagggaagggtaacagctgtcctgtgtacagtattctaaaatccctcctggccagagactccaaaattcttttccctgtaaagggttaagaagctcaggtaacctggctggcatctgacctaaaggaccaataaggggacaagatactttcaaatcttgcggggggggaaggcttttgtttgtgctctttgttttgggagggcgttcgctctcgggactgagagggaccagacatcaatccaggttctccacatctttctaaacaagtctctcctatttcaaacttgtaagtaaatagccaggcaaggcgtgttagttttcctttgttttctcaacttgtaaatgtaccttttactagagtgtttatctttatttgctgtactttgaacctaagactagaggggagtcctctgagctctttaagtttgattaccctgtaaggttaatttccatactgattttacagagatgatttttacctttttctttaattaaaaaccttctttttaagaacctgattgatttttccttgttttagatccaagggggttggaactgtattcacccggagttggtgggaggaaggaggggaatggttaatgtctccttgttttaagatccaaggggtttggatctgtattcaccagggaattggtgaaggtctctcaaagcttcccagggagggaatctattgggatggtggcagcggaccagagctaagctggtagttaagcttagaggttttcatgcaggcccctacatttgtaccctaaagttcaaagtgggcaTACAGCCCTGACACTAGCCATGGATCTGAGACACCTGATTTTAAATCTCCTGCTCTGATGTGGGCTTCCTGCATGTCTTTGAGCTGTTCTGTGCCTCGGCTCACAGGCCGTAAAACCGAGGTATtgtgaggaaaaaatacatttaaaagtctGAGGCTCTCACATACAACAGTCATGGGGTCTAGATAGATACCGGAGGGGATGAATAATCTCTGTGCTTTGGCTTGCAATGAGGGGCGGGTGGGACACTAGAGTGAGAGGACCTCTGAGTTATGGTGTCATGCTACTCCAttgaactgtgtgtgtgagagagagagagacagacagacacatactGGGATAACTTCTCCTCTAATTCGTACTGCTCTAGTTACTGTTGCTTTGCACGAGGGGAAGCAGATGAAGCCAGGAAACCAAACGCCGGTGACAGAATTCATCCTGGAGGGACTCCCAAACACCAGGGAGCTtccctctctcttcttcctcctcttcctcctcctctacctGC encodes:
- the LOC117885541 gene encoding olfactory receptor 10G6-like — protein: MECGNRSQLTHFILVGLPYPPELCIPLFLFFLIIYLLTLCGYLLIFLVVAQERRLHKPMYWFLCHLSFLDMMVSSVVVPKVVAGFLPGGRAISFQGCVAQLFFFHFLGCTECFLYTAMAYDRFLAICKPLHFSIIMNHRACLCLAVVTWLGGSLHSTIQTALTFQLPYGQENRVRHIFCDIPAVLKLACGDTALNELVTFVDIGLLAFTCFLLILVSYVYIVSAILRIHSAEGRRRAFSTCMAHVTMVVTYYVPGFFIYLTPGSWHPLDGVLAVFYTTVTPLLNPLIYTLRNKEMKDALMRLGGRKLLGPEL